The stretch of DNA CTCCAGCCCCTAAAAGAGGGTGCCATGGCCCCAGGAAGAAGGGCAGCTGGTGCTGCCCACCGCCCCAGAGCTGGGCACTGAGTCAGGTCCCCCCTTGCTCTGCATCCTACTCGCCTGGGACCGGTGACCAGGAAGGGGTCCAACAGGCAAAGGGCCGCCCTCCCGCCCTGCTGGGCGCCCGCtctgctcccctgccccactgctgctgccccagagGGCAAAGCCCATCCAGAGCAGGCGAGAAGCGCTCCCCAGCGAGGAGACTGGGCGGCTccagcctctgctccctgctcagctgcagccagaCAAGTCCCCCAGCCCAAAGAGAGAGGTGGGCTCTGAGCACCAGGGCACACGGGGAGGCCACGTGGTCTGCAGCATCCTCGCTGCCCGGGATGTGGTGGGCGACCCAAGGGAGCAAACCCGAGCATGCTCTGGAGCGGGTACCTCGTCGGCTGCGGGAGGTACAGCAAGCGAGAAAGAGCACTGAGTGGCagcaggggcagcagcagaagctttAGTGTCCAGGCTGGGGCCGTGCGCATTGCTGCAGAACCTGAAAACGTCAGACAGCCTCATGTACTCCTAGAAATCCACGgcggaggagaaggaggagagtTAGACGCATGCGCTGGCATCATGGTGCTGACTGCAAAGTGGGAGCAAATCTCCCCGCGCCCACATGCCCCACTGCCGCCTgcccagcccttccctgccatgttgccctccctgcctgcggCTGCCCCGGTGCACGGCACCGTGCGGGGAGTGGGGTGCCCCAGCTGGGCTGAGCGTCCCAGCGTGCCGCTTTGCTGCTGCCTTAGGTGTGGCTTTGCTGGGTGcaggctggggatggagggctgcagcctgccctgctgcagtcCCAGTTGCCTTCAGCCGTTCCCATCACCCAGATCTCAGGGTCCCGCAAGGGTCCCCAGCCACAAGTCCTCCCCATTGCGACAGCACCGGATGAGGCACCTCAAGCTGCTCCGAGCCACCTTAAAATCCACTTCCTCACCCTTTCTGAACCAAACATGCTAAAGCTGGGGATTTGCTCTCAGGACCCTAAAGGATGCTGTCAGGAGGGGCCCAGCCAGCAGGTAAGGGGCAGGCAAGGGGGAAGCGCAGGGATGCCTGTGCTGAACGGCACCATGCTGGGGTTAAAACCGAGGGCAGCAGTGGGAGCTGGGATGTCCAGCAGGCTCAGGAGAGCACCTGAAATTGGGGTCTGAGTGTTAATGAGCGCAGCTGCTGGAGAGCTAaatgagagatgctccagccgTGCCATCGCAGCGCACTGCTGTGGGGATGCCCTGCTGCCCGAAGGCGACGTTAGTCCACATAAGGGGTctgacggcggctcggccaaGGAGGGGACAAGCGAGCAAGTACATGCAGTTAGTCCCGTTACCTCTTGTGCCTTGGGGTAGGAGCGGGCGGCAGGAGAAGCTaaggaggcagctgctgccGGCGGGGGACTCAGGGGCTTAGTTCCCTCCAACAGCTCATAAGGCTCTGAGATATGGAGGGTCTCCTGTTGGAGGGTAAAGATCACGTAGGCAAGGCAGGCACAGGCAGCaaggtggcagcagcaggagccccACTGCGGGCAGGCGCAAGGGGACTCTGCCATcccacccctctccccagcagcgGGTTGGGCAGCACTGCGGTCCCCGAGGACATTGTGGCTCTGGCTCCCCGTTCAGAGCCACAATCAGGGCAACGGGGCGACCCACTCCCACCTAAAAGCCTCCAGACATGAACTGGAAGGAGTCCTCCTGTACTGGCACCAAGACAGCCCCACACTTGCTCTCTAGCAGGGACGGAACCCCAGGCAGTGCCTGCCCCAGGTGCCCAGCAGCCGTGCCGAGCCCTTCCCTCGTGGGCACTCGCAGCCCTCGCCGAGCCGCCTGCTAAAAGGCTCCTGCAGCATCTGGGCAGCCCAGCAGGGGAGATGTTGTTGCTCCCAAGCCTGGCTCTGTTgcatttccctccctcccacccaacCTGGCGATGgtctctgcagcccatggagaggcTCTGAGCAGCCGGGAGCACCCGGCTCCGGCCAGAAGGCACCTGGGAGCACAGGAgccactgcagagcagagcttgCGGTCCACCAGGCTCATCCCTGCTGGTGACAGTGGCtcagggcagcaggagagcagcccTAGGGACCATaccctgcctctccctgcttACCTCTCTGAGAGCTGAGGACATTTTTGGGAAGCTCCTGCCGCCTGTGACGAGCTGGTATCGCCTCTCCAGAGACACaagcttctccttctcctgAGCCAGGGGCGACAGCAAGAGCAGAGGCAGCTGATGGTTACTGGCACCCCATGGCCGGTCCCCTCCAGGCTCACCCCAATTGCCAGCACCCCGGCAAGAGCTGGTGCGATCTTGTTCCCTGCCTTGGACACCCCCAGGGTTGGGGAGTGCATGTTGACCCCGCTACTGCTGCATTACcttctgcaggagctgcaggacgCTGTTCCTCTCCCTGGCCAGGCGCTCAGCCTCCTGGGCGCTCTGCAGCCGGATCTGGGCAGCCTGGGCATCCAGCGCGGCCACCCGCTcctggggaggaggcagcagggatgaACTGGCTGCCGGTGAGCCATGGGGCTCAGCCGGGGCCGTGGGGTGCAGCCCGGCCATGCCGGACTCGCTGCCCCCCGTCCGCCCCTACCTTCCTGCGGGCAATGCTGCGGTGGCACTCAGCCCggctctgcaggagctgctggccccGTGCTTCGCGCTCCTCCTCGAGGTGGCTCTCCCGTTCCAGCTGCTGGAACTCCAGGTCCTCAAACAGCTTGGCCTCCGTCTCCAGCGCCTCTGCCTCCTTTGGACACACAAGGGCACAGCAGATCACTCCCTCTGGACGGGCACCTCCACATCCTGCTAGCAGGTCTCCCACAGCAAAATCTCCTGCTGTGCCCCCACGTCCTGCTGGTGCTGGCCGGGAACAGGAACCCATGGCAAAGCCTGTCCCCGGTGCCTGGTGTGGACAGGCAGgcagctttccctgctgcttGGCACCAGCAACATGGGAGACAGCGGCAACCTCTGCCTGGCTGGAGAAGGCGATGGAAGCACTAGGCACTGGCCAGGTCAGAGCCGTCACCCCCATGAGACGATGAGCTCGCCGCAGCCGGGGGGCTTCACCCACCCCTTGGAGACTAGCTGCCCCTCTTGAACTGTGTCTGGGCCGGTGCCGTGCCCTGCCGGGTGGCAAAACACCATGTGCTGGTGTAACCACCAACACGCAGCCCCGCGTCACCAAGCtgatgggcagcagagccccCACGGACCAGCACCGTGCCGGACAAGTGCCTGCGCGTCCTCCCAGCCTTCAAGCACCGACAGCACCCAGTGGCGCTCAGCTCAGGGTTTGCCGGTGCCACCTTGGCAGCAATTGCACCGTGCTCCCTGTGGGGATGCATTCCACCCTGCTCTGGGAGCAGGGCGGCCGTTGCTCTCGTGGCATGGCACGGCACCACCGGCGTAGTGGCTACCGAGGGCTCCCGCACACTGAGACCACCCCATCGCTGTCCGTGCCTGCTGCACACTGGGACCTGCATCCAACGTGGGGGTGCCTGCTCTGAGCAGGCTGTGGCAAGGCGGGTTTATCTGCGCAGTGAGGGCTGGGTAGGGGCCGGCCATGGGCTGGGGAAGGTCAGCCGCCACCAGAAAATACCAGATAATGGGAAAAAATGCTGCGGACCGGCGGTAATGTAAACTGATGGCACCATGTAAATAAACTCTCAGGAAATAGCTGGAAGCAGACAGACAGGGACCCAGCGGTCCCCAAGGCTCCCCAGCCTTCCCAGGGCAGGATCCGTGCTCGTGCCCTGCCTGGTCCAGAGGAGCACAGCAGCTCCGCAGCGGGGGGCAGCCCCGCGCTCTGCCGAGCCAGCACCGCGCCCCGGGCCCGGGCGAGCGGCAAGCTTACCAGGACGGCGGTGCCCGGCGCCAGCCGCCTCCAGCCCAGGTGTGACGCTCCCAGTGCGGCCCCGGCTGGCGGGGAAGAGCTGGCCTAAGCTGGAGCGGAGGGAGGTGGGCCATGGTccgggaggggtggggggagacaCTGACCCTTCGCATCTGCTCCCGCAACTGCTCCCGCATTGACTCAGGGCACTTATCAAGGTGGCTCTTCGACTCATGGTAAAGCGCCCGGAGTTGCTCTAGCTCCTTCCTTTCAGCATCAACCTTTGCCCTTTCCTGAATTGAGGGAgaatgagacaaaaaaaaaaaagaaaagagaaaggggggggagggagagaagagaaaacacaCTTCTCAAATCCACGCCATGCAGAAGCTGCAGAGTTATAAAGGGACTCAGCTGGAAAAAGAGGAGGCTCGCAGGGAGGAGCATCACGGCATCTACAGAGCAGTTGAGAGAGCAACAGCCATGGGGATCCGGGCTGGGCAGTGTTAGAGGGGTTATGGCCAGCCCTGGACCTCAGCCTCATGTTTCCATGCCGAAAGCCCACTTAGGGGCAGTGAAAAGATCAATGCTGACAGCACGGATAAAGTCATCCCTGCAAACGGCTGCACCACACGGACCTTCTAAACAACCGCTAACTAGCTATGTTAATTGATGCTCACCATCTGGGATGCTGCCAATTAAGCACAGCAGGTCCCATATGCATGCTGAGGGACCATGGACCACCCCCATCCATCGGAAGAAGAGGGTTGCCTGCAGGACGGCAGTGAAAATGGGAGACCGAGGTCCAACCCTGCTGTCGGAGATGCTCAGGCTATGCCAAGTTAGCGGCAGAGCAGACACTTGCTCCTGGCCCCAGGCGGAGGGAGAAGGGTccccaaccctccctcccaCGGCCACAGGAGCAGTATGATGGAGGCCAGTAACACGGGGCTGGCACAAGGAATCACCTCCTGCAGGTCTGGCAGCACCATACGGGGGTTAGGCATTGGGAAACACACGCTGCAAGAAACCCTGTTCCATGCTGTGGCAGCATGGAGACACGGGGCATCCATGAAAAGGGATATGGAGTGGACACGCCGGCGGGGAAACAGGGCTGGCACAGCTGGTacaggggctgcagggtgccCAGGAGGCTTCCAGCTATGCAGAGATGTCAGAGGTGATGGCAGACTTCAGAGCAGGCACCGTTAGTGCAATTAGCACAGGCTGGTTAGGAAGCAGGTGGTTAGGTCAGCGGAGAGTTTGGGAGGGGGATTTCCCTGTGCTCCTCTCCTGGCTCTGCACGAGCACCTGGCTAGAGAAGATGCCTGCAAAGGGctggaaaaccaaaaccagaacaaaaatcCCAGACGCCACAGGGGCACTGCTGGCAGCTGCCgatggcagctctgcctggccACAGGCAACCGAACAGCCCAGGCACCTCCATCCATGGGGCGAGCCAGACCCCCAGGGACGCCGGAGCCACATCACGGTGGCACAGAGCCACCAGTGGGACCCAGGCATAGGCTGTGCTGGGACACCGGCCTTGGGCAGTGGGGAGCCAGGTCTCGGCTGCCCTCCTGCCACGGAGCAGCTCACTCAAGGCTGTGCCATGCTGCCCACAAGGCTGCAGCACGGCCAGCAACCAGCAGCCGGGACGAGTGTGCCATGCACGCAGTGGCACAGGTGCCTTCAGACACGGCTGGCAGATCACGGCAGCAACTGCACCAAAGACGACTCCAGGGGGAGGGGGCCAGGACCCCCTCCTTGGCCACTGAGCCCAGTGAAACATCCACAGTGATTTCCCAGCCACCTCCAGCGAGCTGAACGCTACAGCGGTGGCCACCACCACGCGTGAAGATACCCCAaagggcagcagagcagggggaCTTGCCGCGAGACACAGCCCCCCAGCAAGGGCAGGCAATGGGGAGTGCTGAGGCCCCCACTCCAGGTCGGTGCTGcccactgcaggcagcagccatcAGGGAAAGCCCCATGCCACAGAGCCTCCCTGCAAGACTCCACTGGCACAACAGACGGCGGCCGAAACGCACCCCCGGCatcagccctgccctcctctggCAGGGCTGTTAGACCAGTCCCAGGCAGACAGACGGACAGATTCCCCCCCCCACGATGCAAACCCAGAGGGGATGCTCCTCGATGCCTCCATAGAGTGGagggacaggagaggagaaTGTGTCCGCAGGGGAATGCCGCAGCATGGCGCACCAGCTGCAAGCACCGGGGAGGGCACGGCACAGCCGGTGCCGGGGCGGAGCCCTGCCCCGGAGCTCACCTTGTCCCGCTCCTTCCGGATGCTGGCGTCCAGGCTGGAgagcttctcctgcagctgctgcaccgcctcctgctcctgccGCAGCCGTGCCGCCTCCGACTCCCGCTCGCCCTGCAGCAGCGCCCGCTCCATCTCCGCCTGGACAGGCATGGCCACATCACGATGGCTGCCCTGGCTGGATCCGGCTCACGCCCATGGGATCGGACGCTGGCTGGCGAGGGCAGCGAGCAGTGGGGGAGCCGGCAGGGCTCCCCATCCCCTCACCTCTCGTGACgtctcctgcagctgctgctccagctccttGATGCGGCCCTTCAGCTGGTCCAAGCGGCCGAGCACGCTGGCACGCTCCTCCTCCAGCCGCTGTGCCTCCTTGGCCCGTGGGCCCGCCAGCTCCTCGTGCTGCAGAGAGGGCAGGTTGGCATGGCGCAGCATGGCATGGcgcggcacggcgcggcacaGCCGTCCCCTCACCTCGTGGTGGGTGCTCTCAGTGCTGCTGCACTCCTCCTTCAGGTTCTCCTCATCTGACCTCTCCAGGCTTTCCCTCTGCCGCAGTTCCTCAGCAGCACGGCCCAGAGCCACGGCACCCCTGGGCACCCGACGGCCAGCATCCGCGTCACCAGCCAGGAGTCGGTGCACATCGCCCGGCTCGGTGCCATCTGTCTTGGTGTACTCGGCACAGAGGTTCAGGATGGTCTCCAGGCGCTGCCGCTCCTGTGGGGAAGAACGGTCAGCGCGACACCCATCCCGGCACGCGCCGCTGCCAGAGAGCCTGCAGGACCCTGTGCCGATGGCAGGCACCGGGATGCGGGCTCACTCCTTGCCCTGCCCGCACGCTGGGACGGGCTGAGGACATTGCAAAGCCCGATGCAGCCTGCCCcgaccccacgctggagccaTGCACGCAATGTGCCGGAGCTGGAGACGGACTAATTACAGGCGGCAGCACCGGCCGCCGAGCGCCTCCGCTATTTCCAGGCAGTGACTCAGGCCGCCCGCACCAGGCGTGAGTCAGGGCTGAGCAAACAGGGCTCCGGCAGCACAGCCCCCGGGACCGGCAGATGCACAGGGCAAACCCcacccaggcagctgctggctcTATAAAAACTCCATCTACCCTAAATATAGACGCAGTGCCCACAAAGGCACAGCACCATTGCTGGCAGACATGGCCCTGGTGGGGCTGGACCAGACATGCACGGTTTTGCCAAGCCGGGGGCACCACAATTTCAGCCAGCAGCCCCCACAGCCATGCCGACCCCGCAGGTTTCCCCAGGCTGCTGCGAGCCAGGGGGCTTTGTGCTCCTGGAGAGCTGCCGTGCATCGATGGCCGCTCCTGGCCGTAATCCCCCCAAGATAAGCTGGCAGCCTGGCAGCTGCGACAAATCCCCGAGAGGCAAGGGCCAGGttttaaagcagcaaaagcCGAAAGGTGTTTGCAAAGAGGGCGTCCCACGCTCGAACACATCCCCGTGCCCCGCCGGCCCCAGGGCTCACCAGGCGCTCCATCTCCTGCTCCCGCACCCGCTCCTGCCGCTGACGCCGGTGGTACTCCAGCAGCTCATCCTCGTTGTCGCTGATCTCAGTGATGCTGTTCTTGCGTTCCCGCGGCCCTGCCGGTGGCCGTGGGTCCCCCAAGGGCTTCCTGGGGGCGCGGGGGCTCTGCCGGGGCGAGGGCACGGCCGGGGAGCCCAACCCGTACACCGGACTCAGGCTGGTGCCAAAGCTGGGGCGGCGTGGGGGGGTCTCCGCTGGTAGCGGGGGCGAGGGACTCCCAGCGACCCTCGGCTCCTCCAGACCCTTGCGCCTGGCCCGGGGGCTGCCGAGCACCTCCCTGCCCagccggggctgcggggagggggcgtcgggggctgcccgggggctgaCAGCCCGGCGTGACAAGGAGGGGCTCAGGGGGGGCAGCTCCCGCATGCTCTCCACGTTCCTCCGGGCCGCCCGCGGGCTCTCGGGGGGCTGCAGCCGGGCCTCTGGGACCACCCGGCCAGCAGGCTGCCGGCTGGGGGCCAGGGGGTCCCGCGGCTCCcggaaggggctggggggccgCTCCTGCAGGGCCGCCCGCGGCCGCGGTGCTGCCCTGGGGGTCAGCCGGGGGCTGCCTGTCTGGCTGTCCCCAAGCCTCTCGGCTGGCCAAGGCTCACCGGGACCCCCACCGGGTGTGGGGGGCGGGCGCTGGGCGGGTGGCTGCACAGCGTGGTTGTAGCTGGAGGAGCGGAGCGGGACGAGGGGGGGCATGGCCAaaccctgctcctggctgctaGGTGAGGGGCTGGTGTAGCCACCACTGCTGgccggggaggagaggggggagaagTTCTCGTAGCTGGAGCCTCCTGAGGTGgccccagggctgggtgggggggacaggAGGCAGCGCCCACCCCCGTTCACcatgggggagaggggggaccGGCCACGGGCAGGCAGCTTCTTGCCGCTGGGTGACACCGGCTCCTCCAGCACCAGTGAGTCCATGATGTCCTGTAGGTCCTTCTCAATGGAGCTGACGAGGGAGCTGTGGCTGGGACTCCCACGCTCTGATGGCTGGCGGCCACCGTTCACCAGGGCCTCAGGCTCTGCAGGGAGACACGGGAGTAGGCATCAGCATGGCGGGACCCCCCCGCGGCCCCTGCCTGGCCTGGGGTCCCACGGAGCAGCCCGGCATCACCCCTCCACACAGCCTTGCAGAGTCAGCACCGGGTCGCAGCTCCTCTTCCCCCAACCCCAAGCCGCCTGCGCCCCGCTGCCACTGTTTCCCGTGCCGGCTGGAGAGCCAGGCCAGGGAGGAGGCCGGCATCCCACTGGCCCCATCACCAGGGAGACAGAAACCCGATAACACAGCCCAGACGCCCGCTCCCGACATCCCTGCGCTGCCGGCAgctcccggccccgctccctggggagcagctgcCCGTGCCAGCCACCGGCGCCTGCTGCTCGTCCCCGGCACGCTCCGGCACGCCGGCGAGGGGACAGAGATGCGACAGCCAAAAGCCACCGAGCACAGACCCGCAGCACGTCCAGACCCACCGCCACGTTGCCTGCAGCTTCCCCGTACCCCTGGCTGGGCTGCCCCCTTGCCCCGGCTCCCCCGTCCTACCAGCGCAGCACCGATGTGCCTGTCACTCAGGGATGAGCTAATAGTGGCAGGCGCAGAGCCTGGCCAGGACAGCGTGCCACCCGGGCTGCGTCACCCCCTGGCACCCAGCGGCTCCCCCGCGGCGGCCGGCAGCGCCTCGGCGCCCAGAGATGTGCCGCGGCCCCACCCGTGTCATCCTGCCCGGTCCTGCGGGGCAGCGAGGGACTGTGCGGGCCCCACGCGGGATGCTCTGCGGGATGCTCCGCAGCGATGGCACCTCCCCGCGTCCCTCCTCCCGTCCCCCAGCTGCGGGGCATGCTGCCTTCCCAACACACACGTGGCACGGGGAGGCTGCCAAGCTCCTCTCCTCGTGCCAGGGTGTGCCGGTcggggcagggagaagggctACCAGCCCAGGGATCACTGCCGGGGATTCGGACATCCCCGGGAACCAGGCGCGGCACCGGACCTTGGCGCAGGCGCTCGTCCTGTCGGCCCCGCAGACAGGCAGACACAGCAAGATAAGCAGCTGGCGAGATGGAGGATTGCAGCCCGGGAAACGGCCTTCGCAGCCTCCGCGCGGTCGCCCGGGCATGTAAACAGCCCCTCCAAGGCAGCCGAGGGGGGCCCGGCGCAGGCTGATGGGTGATGGCTCTGCCACCGCCAGGCTGGGCAGAGGCGAGAGCCGTGCTTCACTGCCCTTGCAATTACCCTCCTCCAAGGCGATGTTAATCATTAACAAGCGCCAGCACAGCTGCCATGCCGAGTCAACGGCCGGCACATCCGCGGCTGGGCGTCAGCCCCACTCCTGAGCACGGCAGGACCGGGCCGGGAAAGCATCTTGCGCCAGGAAAGCTGGGTCAGGGAGCACCCCAGGGTCCCCAACCGCCCTGCCCGGGACAAGGCGAGGGTCACCTACTTGCTGGCAGCCCGTAGAGAGCCGCTGGGCTCCTGCCCCCCGCCGGGATCATGCTCTTCATCCACTTGGCCTCGGCAGGGTGGTTGAAGCGGAGGAAGGTGGCCTGGCCCAGGCAGATGGTGCAGcctggggaaagaggggagaggGCTCAGCCCCACGCCGGAGCGGTACCAGAGAGAGGCAAGGCGGCAGCcggtgcaggcaggcagccggGCGCTGCCTGTCCCGAAGACGCGTCCCCGGGAGGGGAGCGGGCTCCTGCCGTCAGCAGAGGCTTAGGGGGAGGCTGAAATCCAGGTCACTCccggcagctgcaggcagcgcGTCGCAGGCGCAGGCACAGCTGGGGTCCCTGCCGGGGGCCGTGCTGCCGCgggggagctggcagggctcCAGGGCCTGTGTGGCTGCCAGCTGCAGACAAGACAGCTCCTGTCCCCGGCCGCAAAGCGCCTCTTCTTGGCCCAAAGCGGCAGCCCTCTCGGGGGGAAGGCTGTGGAGCAGCCGCCGGCAAGGAAGgcggctggggaaggggagcggggccgcgcgctgcctgctcccctgccGCCCGCGGTGCCGGGGGAGCCGCGTGCTGGCAGCGGGGAGCGGTGGGCGGCTGCGAGGCTCCATGCTGCAGACACACCCCGCTTTGAAGAGCCTGCCAGGGCCCCGGGGAGAGGCTCACTCTGCACCGACAGCCACAGCCCAAAATCCCTCGCCGGAGGGGACGTGTTTTTGGGAGCATCCGGCAGCCCAGGCCGGCGGCAAGGCGAGCGAGAGGCCGTACGGATTAACCGCCGTCGCCAACACGGGGGGCCCGGCTTCCTCGAGGGAAGGAGTCCTGCTCCCCGGCAGGAGCTGCCGCAGCACCCCAGCTCGGCGAGAGCATCCTGCCTGCCAGGCGGCAATGCCAGCGCCCGGCCCGGCATCGGCTCCTCCGGCTCGAGGCATCGCCGACCAGAGCCTTCCCTGCGCGCCGGCGCTGGCGGAGCCGTGCATCACCCCGGCGAAGCGGGGTACCCCCTACCCCGCGCCGCCCCCCCGAGCCGCCGGCCTCGCAGCCCCACGCCTCGtcctgccctgtggggtccctgCCCGCtcgccctgcctgcagcccacagGCAGGAGAACCGGGGGCTCGGCCGATCCctgcctgtgcccccccccgcagcccacGGCGGACGCGGCGGGACCCCGCGGTCCGTCGCGCCGGAGCCGTCGCGCCCCTTCGCCGGCGGCCACGTGGCTCCCATTGTCCCCCCGAGGGGACGCCGGCGGCAGCGCCCACGCGggtggggtgtcccccccccctccccggggagaGGCAGGGCAaggtgcggggcggggggggggctgcagcgcGGCCGCCCGGGGCGTGGGCGAGGAGGTTTTGCAACCCGTGGATGGACGGGGTgccctcacccccccccatcGGCACGGACACGCGtggcccccccccctcccaccgCGCCACACTcaccgcgccgccgccgccgccgccgccccggcagGGCCGCGCACCGCCCCCGGGGaggggcggcgggagggagggcggggaggggcggcgggggccgggcctCACCCTGCCCCGCCACACGGGCGAGGGTCCTccccggggagcggggcagcGACTGACGGGGTGACACGGGCCGTGCGGGGAGAGGGAACGCCGTGGGGAGGGAccccgggggcgggggagggagggtcCGAGGCCTTCCGGCCACGCAGGAACACCGGCGGGTCCCCGCAGCGGTGCCCCGGGACACCCGAGTTGTTTTCCTCCTTCGCCTCCCCTTCCCAAACCCGGCTCAGCATCTGTACTCTCGCCCGGGAAACGGGTGCGATGGCGGGGGCCAAACCCTGCCCGGCACCGGCCCGCCGGCCTCGCTTTCTCCCTCCCGATCTCGCACACGGCAAAGCCGGTTCCCAAACGGTGCCGGCATCGCGCACGTCCCCACCCCTGGGCGAAGAGGCAGGAGCGTCCCAGCGGGGATGGGCACTTGCAGGATGGATCCACAAACACCCCACTACCCGACGGCACAAGTCCCCCTGCCGGCGCCTGGTCCCGCTCCGGAGACCAGACCATCCCTACCTTGGGTGAGGCGCGTGGGCCGCCGCAGGGGCACACCGTCAATGGCGCAGGCGTTGCCGCAGGGGTGCAGGGTGAGCGTCCCCCGCACGTTCTCGATGTAGCAGTGCTGGGGTGCCAGCCCAGGGCCCTGCAGGACGATGTCCCTCGCGGCCGTGCCGATGGTGGTCCTCCCTGCCGGCAGAGAGGGCGGCTCAGTGTCCCCTCCGCCGACGGCGTGCCTGCGGGGACCCCCCGGCCGCTGGCACTCACCTTCCTCCAGGGGCAGGAGCGTGATGGCAGTGCTGAGCCGGCCGCTGCCCAGGCTCACCAAGTGTGGCTTCTCCGTCTGCACCTTCAGCCCCTTGCCCGTGTCGATCAGGTCCAGGGGGCTG from Haliaeetus albicilla chromosome 7, bHalAlb1.1, whole genome shotgun sequence encodes:
- the PHLDB1 gene encoding pleckstrin homology-like domain family B member 1 isoform X3; protein product: MLRGAGPGAPPGAPGCAAMGVPKREQSPVRLSQPAWEGLSHTWPGPGGREGHGEQQTVNLVTPERPGLRRWRECRVTEIVPPRAASCLHRERQPVIAPVGSSPGSLLRVPGRQGAGRGAGRDVARSAGAVHPKVLLLPPGCAGAKQPVPENTRHLQAGTMEASGRTPASPTRRVQTIIQNSPLDLIDTGKGLKVQTEKPHLVSLGSGRLSTAITLLPLEEGRTTIGTAARDIVLQGPGLAPQHCYIENVRGTLTLHPCGNACAIDGVPLRRPTRLTQGCTICLGQATFLRFNHPAEAKWMKSMIPAGGRSPAALYGLPAKPEALVNGGRQPSERGSPSHSSLVSSIEKDLQDIMDSLVLEEPVSPSGKKLPARGRSPLSPMVNGGGRCLLSPPPSPGATSGGSSYENFSPLSSPASSGGYTSPSPSSQEQGLAMPPLVPLRSSSYNHAVQPPAQRPPPTPGGGPGEPWPAERLGDSQTGSPRLTPRAAPRPRAALQERPPSPFREPRDPLAPSRQPAGRVVPEARLQPPESPRAARRNVESMRELPPLSPSLSRRAVSPRAAPDAPSPQPRLGREVLGSPRARRKGLEEPRVAGSPSPPLPAETPPRRPSFGTSLSPVYGLGSPAVPSPRQSPRAPRKPLGDPRPPAGPRERKNSITEISDNEDELLEYHRRQRQERVREQEMERLERQRLETILNLCAEYTKTDGTEPGDVHRLLAGDADAGRRVPRGAVALGRAAEELRQRESLERSDEENLKEECSSTESTHHEHEELAGPRAKEAQRLEEERASVLGRLDQLKGRIKELEQQLQETSREAEMERALLQGERESEAARLRQEQEAVQQLQEKLSSLDASIRKERDKERAKVDAERKELEQLRALYHESKSHLDKCPESMREQLREQMRREAEALETEAKLFEDLEFQQLERESHLEEEREARGQQLLQSRAECHRSIARRKERVAALDAQAAQIRLQSAQEAERLARERNSVLQLLQKEKEKLVSLERRYQLVTGGRSFPKMSSALREETLHISEPYELLEGTKPLSPPPAAAASLASPAARSYPKAQEEYMRLSDVFRFCSNAHGPSLDTKASAAAPAATQCSFSLAVPPAADEYVTVEQLSGILGSLRAPAASPLGCAPPAPSSSGCAAPPPPPPLPSLSSPSISAEMEQQLLGGRVWLPALDLEKWYQEVMAGFETSFSSVSPPSSPPPLPAKAHSCHKPLQVYRAKTEGDAGALAPRMKSGTPSSSQLNLSVLGRSPSPKGPPSPAGSLPRNLAATLQDIETKRQLALQQKAKLLPAEPLQPGDLPGQQVIEEQKRRLAELKQKAAAEAQSQWEALHGQPPFPAAFPPLVHHSILHHHHPHGIGPRAEELDHAYDTLSLESSDSLETSISTGNNSACSPDNISSASGMEAGKIEEMEKMLKEAHAEKSRLMESREREMELRRQALEDERRRREQLERRLQDETARRQKLVEKEVKLREKHFSQARPLTRYLPIRKEDFDLRLHIESSGHSVDTCYHVILMEKMCKGYLVKMGGKIKSWKKRWFVFDRMKRTLSYYVDKHETKLKGVIYFQAIEEVYYDHLRSAAKSPNPALTFCVKTHDRLYYMVAPSAEAMRIWMDVIVTGAEGYTQFMN